One Drosophila virilis strain 15010-1051.87 chromosome 5, Dvir_AGI_RSII-ME, whole genome shotgun sequence DNA window includes the following coding sequences:
- the Mgtor gene encoding nucleoprotein TPR isoform X1, which produces MDFDGTQSLNSILQPEELQLVPDNIQGKLSAFIEKFSDEYCKERAAANRLSETEQKNEELQSQILDNQVKFTKLEQNVAELRAQLDQVSAERDQLQESVKSYDQNLSTLRKEKVSFVDERDSLLKVIERQNGELERLKQDLQTYQQQLRAAITAKCEAIARLDEVQSKEVSLDIKERRLESERSMLQNEIQLLSSDLNRNNAELQNLRRDHAMNIMHLEVRLKEKCDELQILQGQNAQYSKTIEDLNKKIEALNETMFQHNMATEKFVDTLKKELDTKEKLVEIYKNTECENITERNELLKGISDLKRMLTETTDQYGELETEFQLAKQNHAEELNSMNKKIDALKTEIAHANDLLKEAKEQSLESAICKLAPTAAVASRLMRSDMSLTELYSLYAKNSEELEAKNRENAQLKLQIKSIVEEINERAPVFKKQDDDYSKLTEAHQLLLQQRDELVDKKLSLEQELEQTHFDVTRHVKENKKLKQSQVDLSRQVCLLLDELNCLRAGVNRPRNQTQPGLIHNSSDAISRDLVTFESIVELQEQNVKLLSLIRELTTELEANELKNDELQLKAYEEKFEKATKRLVEMEEALNQKNNTISTLMAKCERYKKFYFDAQKKLGSQIIDLDDSTVLIDESQADQAKAVENTQKLEAEAKLERRIRSLEQQLEDESKKYAALKENYDYYTSEKRKNDALVQDQFDSMRKEVRELTSVNCKLMNASEFQKEQMELLQKGIATYKQQIAALEDRTKNYEKTIIKHEQTVHMLKDEVMTAHRKQAASETETHSLRHENRVLKETTARLQAEKEGYNREHQSQALLLNNLEFIKANLERSETEGRLRLEQRLDDTVRELSAQRRHFQEEEEKFRETVNEFKRQTETANKLKEEERLQAEKWHQELISVREELAVKVNQVNDLSKKLQESLTPSKDENPITAANKKAREFELRYEQARIEIDSLTKELAKAREHGDQFYKMSQSAESEIKRLHDMHAEIVAKSEAEIKKLKNSEAELQTRVTDLEAEVLLSNVTEQSKTTNQSDQLKVAQEELKNVLEKLTESGRTIRTLRAENSTLAESLNAVEVKYANEMVLHSADIQELTKFKADFLKVQDELNQLKCGRESLQAAHDELQKANAEAQGLLQKEKEESEKRVADLNALNSSLHDQIEALTTKLAALAQSASNQTSSLTLNESLLDGSSTFDINSSTSVDEVKNSEQLLKIIKFLRKEKDLYAAKLDILKAENARLVSEHTILQKKVDELNGYLKQERSKSETDVVSASKHEAVLRKIETLNAITDSNRILREERNTLTKRVAELTERISSVEKELFPLQCSNKELTSKIEELNVENTSLRTEAIKWRQRANALVEKSNRNPEEFKRLQAEREHLAKMLTAEKDASKKQIDELAVFKARVENELPALSKQLQLQDEARKKQLEEATALKQTSTRQAQDIMELKNRLLQKEEELMKAQEELESKDKVIQDKDSKELMLRKLAKRYKDYYTGLQAQTGGNDTVAELEKVRSELDELNNLLRNTKEQHEQLQKEHDELKSRSSVEQESGESKQKIEKLLQELTVTKTELANQETTLAGTKTSYDETVLRLEKELQEHITSHKDINARLMRENESLHMRINQLQRQLGSQQSTKPSTSSVGMAEKGNISESSPRTANVKPMSGSATVQQSATVTPWRGGETPLASIRPISVQNSRTAAILPTSQQPGASTSTSTSTSTSSSAAAASGSSSSSSSSSSSSSSAVGNTALVPPQQQVHTTGSATLESMASSSPTSSHTDYMPSTSSAAVAVAAIPPMGATAAAESSQEAESVQHPQQNDAQVFVGGAQQQVVALVSPRVEGSSSSSSTSTTTSTSTQNPTVPSVQDASNQQQPSTSGSSSSSSTVVSSHSRHTPSSSNVTTTQAGCSKRPRDVEGDSSTNAEEGVPEKIVKLAKRLRTPMHGGELSAGHIGDSGMDVDQMPTSSQRDQEDDIQVVDSDDEEEDVLGPIDGGDAEQEEGYEDSYEQDNEMEDNEGADAPDQHNEVDIEQVQIQAQAESQLLEDSPATVSTQENNQSQAITSGSGESNGLQLPQAEVNWKQQAPSTSTAAARRTESSSVEIVSSPQVSNFSEQPTCVETEVDGTAVAEAAAAVADESAAGTSVDCTATVASSPQKPNEAAEQSSSSSSSQATEAKDKPDESETTGAENASEAEEAFAEETVAAGQAEESQQLSNETDPNVGTSQSVETENQDNQAEGPSEDNEGADGVSSEGEKQAVEVEEEGREAEATSPSENTRFRTLRSTVPTRRGGRSLMRGTNSNNNNSGNTNRPARIVWQRDSQPGNMRGGHPGNQDPNMPSGSPNSNRMFANRSRGRRPMRRPGPNNFNAGGGGGGGSYP; this is translated from the exons ATGGACTTTGACGGCACACAGTCGTTGAACAGCATTTTACAACCGGAGGAGCTGCAACTAGTGCCAGACAATATACAGGGAAAATTGTCGGCTTTCATCGAGAAGTTTTCAGACGAATACTGCAAAGAACGTGCCGCTGCAAATCGCCTGA GTGAAACAGAACAGAAGAATGAAGAGCTGCAAAGCCAAATACTCGATAACCAGGTAAAGTTCACCAAACTTGAGCAAAATGTAGCCGAGCTGCGCGCCCAGCTGGATCAAGTGTCTGCCGAACGTGACCAGCTGCAGGAATCTGTGAAAAGCTACGATCAAAACTTGTCCACATTGCGCAAGGAGAAGGTGTCCTTTGTCGATGAGCGTGACTCGCTGCTTAAAGTGATCGAGCGGCAGAATGGCGAGCTTGAGCGGCTCAAGCAGGACCTGCAAACctatcaacagcagctgcgtGCGGCCATCACCGCCAAGTGTGAGGCCATAGCGCGTCTCGATGAGGTGCAAAGCAAGGAGGTGTCCCTGGACATCAAGGAGCGCCGGCTGGAGAGCGAGCGTTCCATGTTGCAGAACGAGATTCAGTTGCTCAGCAGCGATCTGAATCGCAACAATGCCGAGCTACAGAACTTGCGCCGTGATCATGCCATGAACATCATGCACCTGGAGGTGCGGCTCAAGGAGAAGTGTGACGAGCTGCAAATACTCCAAGGCCAGAACGCACAGTATTCGAAGACCATTGAGGATCTGAACAAGAAAATCGAGGCTCTCAATGAGACAATGTTCCAGCACAATATGGCAACCGAAAAGTTTGTGGACACGCTCAAAAAGGAACTCGACACGAAAGAGAAGCTGGTCGAGATCTACAAAAATACCGAATGCGAGAACATCACGGAGCGCAACGAGCTGCTAAAGGGCATCTCGGACCTGAAGCGCATGCTGACCGAAACCACCGATCAGTACGGCGAGCTGGAGACTGAGTTCCAGCTGGCGAAGCAGAACCATGCCGAGGAACTGAACTCCATGAATAAGAAAATTGATGCACTGAAAACAGAAATTGCACATGCCAACGATCTGCTGAAGGAGGCCAAGGAGCAGAGCCTGGAGAGCGCCATTTGCAAGCTGGCGCCgacggctgctgttgccagtCGCCTGATGCGCTCCGACATGTCGCTCACCGAGCTCTACTCGTTGTATGCCAAAAACTCAGAAGAACTGGAAGCCAAGAATCGCGAGAACGCACAGCTCAAGCTGCAAATCAAATCGATTGTCGAGGAGATCAATGAGCGTGCGCCAGTCTTCAAGAAACAGGACGATGACTACAGCAAACTGACCGAGGcgcatcagctgctgctgcagcagcgcgaCGAACTGGTGGACAAGAAGCTGAGTCTCgagcaggagctggagcagaCGCACTTCGATGTCACGCGCCATGTCAAGGAGAACAAGAAGCTGAAGCAGTCCCAGGTCGATCTGAGTCGCCAGGTTTGCCTGCTACTCGACGAGCTCAATTGCCTACGTGCTGGTGTCAATCGGCCACGCAACCAAACCCAGCCCGGACTCATACACAACTCAAGCGATGCCATCAGTCGAGATCTGGTCACCTTCGAGTCCATTGTCGAGTTGCAGGAGCAAAATGTCAAGTTGTTGTCGCTAATCCGCGAGCTGACCACCGAACTGGAGGCCAACGAGCTAAAGAATGatgagctgcagctgaaggCGTACGAGGAGAAGTTCGAGAAGGCCACCAAGCGTCTGGTCGAAATGGAGGAGGCCCTTAACCAGAAGAACAACACAATATCCACCCTGATGGCCAAGTGCGAACGCTACAAGAAGTTCTATTTCGACGCCCAAAAGAAGCTGGGCAGTCAGATTATAGATCTGGACGACTCGACCGTGCTTATAGACGAGTCGCAAGCGGACCAAGCGAAGGCAGTGGAGAACACGCAAAAGCTGGAGGCGGAGGCCAAGCTGGAGCGACGCATACGCAGCCTGGAACAGCAGCTGGAGGATGAGTCCAAGAAGTATGCCGCTCTTAAGGAGAACTACGACTACTATACCAGCGAGAAACGCAAGAATGATGCACTCGTCCAGGATCAGTTCGATTCGATGCGCAAGGAGGTGCGCGAGCTGACCTCCGTCAATTGCAAGCTGATGAACGCCTCCGAGTTCCAAAAGGAGCAAATGGAACTACTGCAAAAGGGCATCGCCACCTACAAACAGCAAATCGCTGCGCTGGAGGATCGCACCAAGAACTACGAGAAGACAATTATTAAGCACGAGCAGACCGTGCACATGCTCAAGGACGAGGTGATGACCGCACATCGCAAGCAGGCGGCCTCCGAAACGGAGACGCACAGCCTGCGGCACGAGAATCGCGTGCTCAAGGAGACAACTGCCCGTCTGCAGGCCGAAAAGGAAGGCTACAATCGTGAGCACCAGAGCCAGGCGCTGTTGCTAAACAATCTGGAGTTCATCAAAGCCAATCTGGAGCGTTCCGAGACAGAGGGACGCCTGCGTCTAGAACAGCGCCTCGATGATACGGTGCGCGAACTGTCCGCACAGCGTCGTCACTtccaggaggaggaggagaagtTCCGCGAAACGGTCAACGAATTCAAGCGCCAAACGGAGACGGCCAACAAGCTGAAGGAGGAGGAGCGACTGCAGGCCGAGAAGTGGCACCAGGAACTGATTAGTGTGCGCGAGGAGCTCGCCGTCAAGGTCAATCAGGTAAACGATCTCAGCAAGAAGCTGCAGGAGAGCCTGACCCCATCCAAGGACGAGAATCCCATCACAGCTGCCAACAAAAAGGCGCGTGAGTTCGAGCTGCGCTACGAGCAGGCCAGAATCGAAATCGATTCCCTCACCAAGGAGCTGGCCAAGGCACGCGAACACGGCGATCAGTTCTACAAGATGTCCCAGTCCGCGGAGAGCGAAATCAAGCGCCTGCACGACATGCACGCCGAAATCGTGGCCAAATCCGAGGCCGAGATCAAGAAACTCAAGAACTCTGAGGCTGAGCTGCAGACGCGCGTCACCGATCTGGAGGCCGAGGTGCTGCTCTCCAATGTCACCGAACAGAGCAAGACCACCAATCAATCGGACCAGCTGAAGGTGGCCCAGGAGGAGCTGAAGAATGTCCTAGAGAAATTAACCGAATCGGGTCGCACCATACGCACTCTGCGCGCCGAGAACTCCACGCTGGCCGAATCCCTAAATGCCGTCGAGGTGAAGTATGCCAATGAAATGGTATTGCACTCGGCTGACATTCAAGAGCTGACCAAGTTCAAGGCGGACTTCCTGAAG GTGCAAGACGAACTGAATCAATTGAAATGTGGACGCGAATCTCTGCAAGCGGCACACGATGAACTCCAGAAGGCAAATGCCGAGGCGCAGGGTCTGCTGCAAAAGGAGAAGGAGGAGTCGGAGAAACGTGTCGCCGACCTGAACGCACTCAACTCCAGTCTGCACGATCAGATCGAGGCGCTGACTACAAAGCTGGCCGCACTCGCCCAATCTGCGTCCAATCAAACCTCATCGCTGACACTCAACGAATCGCTGCTTGACGGCTCCTCGACATTCGATATCAATAGCTCGACGTCTGTGGATGAGGTTAAGAACAGTGAGCAGCTGCTGAAGATTATCAAGTTCCTGCGCAAGGAGAAGGATCTGTATGCGGCCAAGCTGGACATCCTGAAGGCCGAGAACGCACGCCTCGTCTCCGAGCACACGATTCTGCAAAAGAAGGTGGACGAGCTGAACGGTTACCTCAAGCAGGAGCGCTCCAAGAGCGAAACCGATGTCGTCTCCGCATCCAAGCACGAGGCAGTGCTGCGCAAAATAGAAACCCTCAATGCCATCACCGACAGCAATCGCATTCTGCGCGAGGAGCGCAACACGCTGACCAAACGCGTCGCCGAGTTGACGGAGCGGATCAGCAGCGTGGAGAAGGAGCTGTTCCCGCTACAGTGCAGCAACAAGGAGCTGACATCCAAGATCGAGGAGCTGAACGTGGAGAACACCTCGCTACGCACCGAGGCCATCAAGTGGCGTCAGCGTGCCAATGCCCTGGTCGAGAAGAGCAACCGGAATCCCGAGGAATTCAAGCGCCTGCAGGCGGAACGCGAGCATCTGGCCAAGATGCTTACAGCTGAAAAGGATGCGAGCAAGAAGCAGATCGACGAGCTGGCCGTATTTAAGGCGCGTGTTGAAAACGAGCTGCCAGCGCTGAgcaaacagctgcagctgcaggatGAGGCGCGCAAGAAGCAGCTGGAGGAGGCCACGGCGCTCAAACAGACGAGCACGCGCCAGGCACAGGACATTATGGAGCTAAAGAACCGCCTGCTGCAGAAGGAGGAGGAGCTGATGAAGGCGCAGGAGGAGCTCGAGTCCAAGGACAAGGTCATACAGGACAAGGACAGCAAGGAACTGATGCTGCGCAAGCTGGCCAAGCGCTACAAGGACTACTACACGGGCCTCCAGGCTCAGACCGGCGGCAACGATACCGTTGCCGAGCTGGAGAAGGTTCGCTCCGAGCTGGACGAGCTGAACAATCTGCTGCGCAACACCAAAGAGCAGCACGAGCAGCTGCAGAAGGAGCATGATGAGCTCAAGTCGCGCTCAAGTGTAGAGCAGGAGAGCGGCGAGTCCAAGCAGAAGATCGAAAAGCTGCTGCAGGAGCTGACCGTGACCAAGACCGAGCTGGCCAACCAGGAGACAACGCTCGCCGGCACGAAGACCAGCTACGACGAAACCGTGCTGCGTCTCGAAAAGGAGCTGCAGGAGCACATTACCAGCCACAAGGACATTAATGCGCGTCTTATGCGCGAAAACGAATCACTGCACATGCGAATCAATCAGCTGCAGCGCCAACTGGGCTCCCAGCAGTCCACCAAGCCCTCAACCAGCTCGGTGGGCATGGCCGAGAAGGGCAACATATCGGAGTCCTCGCCGCGCACAGCCAACGTTAAGCCCATGTCCGGCTCAGCCACAGTGCAGCAATCGGCCACGGTGACGCCCTGGCGCGGCGGCGAGACGCCTCTGGCCAGCATCCGGCCCATTTCCGTGCAGAACAGTCGCACAGCTGCCATACTGCCCACCAGCCAGCAGCCAGGCGCCTCCACATCAACCTCCACATCGACGTCCACCTCATCatcggctgccgctgcctcgggtagcagcagcagcagcagcagtagctcctcctcctcttcctcTGCTGTGGGCAACACGGCCCTGGTGCCGCCACAGCAGCAGGTGCATACCACGGGCAGCGCGACGCTGGAGTCCATGGCCTCCTCATCGCCCACATCATCACACACAGACTATATGCCCTCGACCAGTTCGGCAGCTGTGGCCGTTGCTGCAATTCCGCCCATGGGCGCCACAGCAGCGGCGGAGAGCTCCCAGGAGGCGGAGAGTGTGCAGCATCCGCAACAGAATGATGCACAGGTCTTTGTCGGCGGTGCACAGCAGCAGGTGGTGGCGCTGGTGTCGCCGCGTGTGGAGGGCTCGTCGTCGTCCTCGTCGACCAGCACAACCACATCGACATCCACACAGAATCCAACGGTTCCTAGCGTACAGGATGCCAGCAATCAACAGCAGCCCAGCACatcgggcagcagcagcagctcgtccACGGTGGTCAGCAGTCACAGTCGCCACACGCCGTCCAGCAGCAATGTGACCACCACCCAGGCCGGCTGCTCCAAGCGACCCCGCGATGTCGAGGGCGACTCCTCTACCAATGCGGAGGAGGGCGTGCCCGAGAAGATTGTCAAGCTGGCGAAACGGTTGCGTACGCCCATGCACGGCGGCGAATTGTCTGCCGGGCACATTGGCGACTCCGGCATGGATGTGGACCAGATGCCGACATCTTCGCAACGTGACCAGGAGGATGATATTCAGGTCGTGGACTCCGATGATGAGGAGGAAGATGTGCTGGGGCCCATCGATGGCGGCGATGCCGAGCAGGAAGAGGGCTACGAGGATTCCTACGAGCAGGACAACGAAATGGAGGACAATGAAGGCGCCGATGCACCTGATCAACACAACGAAGTCGATATCGAACAAGTCCAGATACAGGCCCAGGCCGAGAGCCAACTGCTCGAAGATTCGCCAGCCACTGTCTCGACCCAGGAGAATAACCAAAGCCAGGCCATAACCAGTGGCAGCGGCGAATCGAACGGACTCCAATTGCCACAGGCCGAGGTCAACTGGAAGCAGCAGGCGCCATCCACATCAACGGCTGCAGCGCGTCGCACTGAGAG CAGTTCCGTGGAGATTGTCAGTTCGCCGCAGGTGTCCAACTTTAGCGAGCAGCCCACATGCGTGGAAACGGAGGTCGACGGCACAGCTGTTGCGGAGGCTGCTGCGGCAGTGGCGGATGAGAGCGCCGCCGGCACCAGCGTCGATTGCACAGCTACCGTTGCCAGTTCGCCGCAGAAACCAAATGAGGCCGCcgagcagagcagcagcagcagcagcagccaggccACCGAGGCCAAAGACAAACCGGATGAAAGTGAGACAACGGGCGCGGAGAATGCAAGCGAGGCAGAGGAAGCCTTCGCCGAAGAGACAGTCGCCGCTGGCCAGGCGGAGGAGTCTCAGCAGCTGAGCAATGAGA CAGATCCCAATGTGGGTACAAGTCAGTCGGTGGAAACGGAAAACCAGGATAACCAGGCCGAAGGGCCCTCCGAGGATAACGAGGGCGCCGATGGCGTCTCGTCAGAGGGCGAAAAACAGGCCGTCGAAGTTGAG GAGGAGGGTCGCGAAGCCGAGGCCACATCCCCTTCGGAGAACACACGCTTTCGCACGCTGCGCAGCACGGTACCCACCCGCCGTGGCGGTCGTTCCCTGATGCGCGGCACCAAttccaataacaataacagcggCAACACAAACAGACCGGCACGCATTGTCTGGCAGCGCGACTCACAGCCGGGCAATATGCGCGGCGGGCATCCAGGTAACCAGGATCCAAATATGCCAAGCGGCTCACCCAACTCTAATCGCATGTTTGCAAATCGTTCCCGCGGCCGTCGACCCATGCGTCGTCCTGGACCAAACAATTTCAATGccggtggtggcggcggcggaggtAGTTACCCCTGA